DNA from Timaviella obliquedivisa GSE-PSE-MK23-08B:
GGAGCTATTCCTGACACTAAGAGTGCCAAACTTTAGGTTGGGCGATCGCTTCAGACCGGTGAGGAGTGGCGATCGTCTGATTCTGGCTTCTAGAAACATAGGTTTCGGCAGGATATAGCTCAATGTGACGAAATAGGGCGATCGGATGGGTCGTTCGCCAGGTAAAAAACTCAACAGCAGCTTGTCCATCTGGCATAATTTTGACTTTAGGAGCCATATCAGTGGGCTGCTGATGTTTCCATTGCCATTCAGCCTGCCCTGGAACTGCATCAATTAACTGATGATGCCCCCAATGACAACGTTGACCCAATTTTCCAAACTCCTCCAGCCCTCGGCGCAAGAGAGAAGCCACTACAAAGGAGACGGCAGAGCGATCGCCCCTAATCGCTTCCATAAAATGACCCAAAGCTCCTTCTGGTTGAGGCGGTTGAGAAGCCTCTTTGCTGGCGATCGCGTTTTCCAACGCAAACGTTGTGCTGAACTGTTTAGGAACTGCCCAGACTGCTCCCAACCCATCATCTTTAAATTGATAGACATATCCCACCAGGCGCATCCCAGGTTTTAAGCTAATACCCGGTAGCTTAACTAGTGCAGCGCCCGGATTAACAGTGCTTACGACCCAACTGCCGTGGCAGTGAAGCTGTTCTGGAGATAGACTGCCAAACGCAAATATGCTGCTCAAGTTATCTACAGACGCAGGCTCGGGCAAATCATCAAAATCATCCAGCATTGCCCAATCTTGAAATTTTTGATCAACATCTGTCAGAGTGATTGTACTTTTAATGTACTGCCGCACCTGCTGAAGCGCTGCCAATGGTAGCTTTTGAATGGACATATAGAGGGCGTAATGCTAGCTGATACTTCTGCTAAAGCATAGTGTTCCCAGATTAGGCGGTGCTAGAGAATCTGACGAATGGAATACAACTCCAATTTGAAGCAGATTCAAAAAACAGAGTCATCGCTGATAAGTGACCCAATATCTCTATGCTCTCTTTCAACTCCGCTGGATAACTCTGCTAATGCCCTCAAATATCCATTACTTTACTTAAAGGATTATATTTAGCATCACTCTTAAGTGATGCCTCAATTTCCTTAAACGGGTCAGTGTAGAGATTAAACCTCTGCAAAATCGCTAGCCAAAAGAACTGAGGCCCCTCTACCAAATAACGTTTCCACAGCCTCCGAGGTTCAGAAAGTAAGCGATAGAGCCATTCCAAGCCCATTTCGCTAACCCACTTGGGAGAACGTTTGATATTGCCAGCCTCAAAATCAAGAGTCGCACCTACTGCCATAAAAATTTTGATCTTTTTGAATCTGCTTTTGTACTTATAGATGAACTTTTCTTGCTTAGGCGCACCAACCCCAACTGCCAAAACATTGGCATCTGATTGATTAATCAGGTCAATGATTCTCAAACACTCTTCCTCGTCTTGCTCAAAACCGAAGGAAGGAGAATGAACATCGACAATGATGGCTCGACCTGTTTTCGCATTAATCAGTCGCTGGGCTTGGGCTGCTACGCCTTCTCGAGCGCCCAGTAGAAAAATCTTGATGTCAGGATTGTGACGATGATGCCAGTAGAATGCGGGGAAAAGATCAGAACCTGATATTTTTTCCTTCAGTGGCACCCCTAGCAGCCTAGACACGTAGAACAAGATTTTGCTATCACAAGTTTTAAAGTCTGCTGAATGATAAGCCTCAAAAAACTCTTGATCTGACTGTAACTTGACAAGATGGTCAACGTTAGGGGTAAAGACGACCCCTCGAGTTAATGCCTCTAGGAGCTCTGCCATTGATACGTCATCAATGACTGCATTTAGTACTTTTACTCTACTCATTCAGAGTACCTCTCCCTTGGAAGCTCTTGACTAAAATTCTCTATAGATAAAAACTCTGGTATTGCTACCTGCTCAGATTTGACTAGTTTGCTAGACCTAATACAACCGCTTTTTGGAATAGAGCAAAAAACAAATTAGGTTCTACCAGACCTTAGTATCAATAATAGCAATTTTACCGATGTGCGCAAATATACTGAGATTGCTCTTAGGTATCTTCTCTTAGGTATCTTCAATGAAGTATCAAAACTGAGTGCTTGAGGTCTTAAGGCATATGCTTACAACGTTGGCATCTTACTTCTGAAAAGGCTAGTGGAATCACTGTAAGTTCATCGAAAAATTATGGCATCTCATAAAGCTTGGCTTTAGATCACGACTCTCCCATACAAGGTCTAAAGATATGACTCTTTTAGAGACTAAAGGAATTTTGAGAAATTGCTTTTTCAAAACTCTATATTTACCAAACCTTCATAAAAACTTTGTATCAATCTATTACTTTTAATATTTTAGGTCTTAGCCTCATAGCTTTATACCGCCCTGGACAGATGACATCTTTGGAGAGAATCTCGCAGAAAAAGGGTACTGAACTTAGCCTGGTTTCATATAAATCAAGAACGACTCTGATATCATAGGAAGTAAGGCTTAGAAAAGTTAAGCTAAGACGTTCGTGCTCCAGCCTATCTACTTTAAAGTTCTGAGGATTTTTGAGTGATTGCTACATCGATGCGTCCATTCAATCGCAAGTGGAGTACAGTTAGTTTTGCTTCCACTCTTCACTTGAGTCCTGTGCTAGAGCTACTCTTGGCAGATGTCCCCGCAAAGTGGCGACCGGATCTGCATCTAGGTTTGCAAGAGGCTTTAGTCAATGCGGCTAAGCATGGCAATAACTTAGATCCGAGTAAGACAGTATTAGTTAAGTTCTTTACGTTAAGTAATCAACGCTGGTGGATCATTGCTGACCAGGGCTCTGGATTTTCTCCGGGTTGTTGCTGCGTCTCTCAGGTGGACTCAAACAGCCAGGAGTTGGCTGACGTTGGTGAGTGTGGTCGAGGGCTTTATATTCTTCACCAGATCTTTGACCAGGTTCTTTGGAACAAACAAGGGACAGAGTTACGTTTATGCAAGGAAATGGGCAACCGAGCCAGGCTGCCTTTAGTGCGTCCGAGACAACTGATACCAAGCTTCTAGCGCTAGACGATGAATTTCTTGCCAGGGAATTTGGGTTTGGCGAGCTAGTTTTGCACAGTCTTCGTATTCTGGCTGCACGTTGAGGATTTTGCCCACGGCAGATTGCCGCGCAACTTTAACTCGAATAATTCCATGGTCGATCGCCACTTCTTGTATTTCTCTTTTCAACACAGTTCGCTGTTGGATAGTGCGGCGGATTCCCAGAGTCGTTGTCTCTTGAAAGACGATCGCCTCACAAGCTTCTACCTGCTGTGGCTGACAAATCACCGATAGCAGAATGCCAGGACGCGATTTCTTCATGCCGATCGCCTGGGTAAACACATCTAACGCGCCTGCCGCCAAGAGTGCCTCAAAGACGTAGCCAATTACT
Protein-coding regions in this window:
- a CDS encoding ATP-binding protein encodes the protein MIATSMRPFNRKWSTVSFASTLHLSPVLELLLADVPAKWRPDLHLGLQEALVNAAKHGNNLDPSKTVLVKFFTLSNQRWWIIADQGSGFSPGCCCVSQVDSNSQELADVGECGRGLYILHQIFDQVLWNKQGTELRLCKEMGNRARLPLVRPRQLIPSF
- a CDS encoding WecB/TagA/CpsF family glycosyltransferase, with the translated sequence MSRVKVLNAVIDDVSMAELLEALTRGVVFTPNVDHLVKLQSDQEFFEAYHSADFKTCDSKILFYVSRLLGVPLKEKISGSDLFPAFYWHHRHNPDIKIFLLGAREGVAAQAQRLINAKTGRAIIVDVHSPSFGFEQDEEECLRIIDLINQSDANVLAVGVGAPKQEKFIYKYKSRFKKIKIFMAVGATLDFEAGNIKRSPKWVSEMGLEWLYRLLSEPRRLWKRYLVEGPQFFWLAILQRFNLYTDPFKEIEASLKSDAKYNPLSKVMDI